The genomic region TCCCCAGCTGAGAGGCTTCTCGCCCTTTTCTAAGGACATTCTCAGGTCGGCGTCGAAAAAGCCCTGATCAGAAGGTGTGAACCAGTCGGAGGCCGGGAACTCTACGGCCGTCAGGGGCGTTATAGCTCATGACAGTTCGACTTGATCAGGAGGCCGTCATGGCAAATGCCACCACTATCCGCGTCGACGACGACCTGGACGCCCAGAGTCCGGCCGCTGACCTCGTGCGCGTGTATCTCAATGGCATTGGCAAAACGGCCTTGCTCAACGCCGCGGACGAGGTCGAACTCGCCAAGCGCATCGAGGCCGGACTCTACGCCCAACATCTGCTCGAGACCCGGAAGCGCTTGGGCGAGAACCGCAAACGTGAACTGGCCGAGGTGGTCCGCGACGGTGAGGCCGCACGCCGCCATCTCCTGGAGGCCAACCTGCGGCTCGTGGTGTCGCTGGCGAAGCGCTACACGGGACGCGGTATGCCCCTGCTCGATCTGATCCAGGAGGGCAACCTCGGGCTGATCCGGGCGATGGAAAAGTTCGACTACACCAAGGGATTCAAGTTCTCCACGTACGCCACGTGGTGGATCCGCCAGGCGATCACCCGCGGCATGGCCGACCAGAGCCGCACCATCCGGCTGCCGGTCCACCTGGTCGAGCAGGTCAACAAGCTCGCCCGGATCAAGCGCGAGATGCACCAGCAGCTCGGCCGCGAGGCCACCGACGAGGAACTGGCCGCCGAATCCGGCATCCCGGTCGAGAAGATCAACGATCTGCTCGAGCACAGCCGCGACCCCGTGAGCCTGGACATGCCGGTCGGCAACGACGAGGAGGCCCCGCTGGGCGACTTCATCGAGGACGCCGAGGCCATGTCGGCGGAGAACGCGGTGATCTCCGAGCTGCTGCACACCGACATCCGGCACGTGCTGGCCACCCTCGACGAGCGCGAGCAGCAGGTGATCCGGCTGC from Mycolicibacterium phlei harbors:
- the sigB gene encoding sigma-70 family RNA polymerase sigma factor SigB, whose translation is MANATTIRVDDDLDAQSPAADLVRVYLNGIGKTALLNAADEVELAKRIEAGLYAQHLLETRKRLGENRKRELAEVVRDGEAARRHLLEANLRLVVSLAKRYTGRGMPLLDLIQEGNLGLIRAMEKFDYTKGFKFSTYATWWIRQAITRGMADQSRTIRLPVHLVEQVNKLARIKREMHQQLGREATDEELAAESGIPVEKINDLLEHSRDPVSLDMPVGNDEEAPLGDFIEDAEAMSAENAVISELLHTDIRHVLATLDEREQQVIRLRFGLDDGQPRTLDQIGKLFGLSRERVRQIEREVMAKLRNGERADRLRAYAS